Genomic segment of Paenibacillus polymyxa:
ACACCTCACCCTTCCAGCTCACCAGTCTGGTTGTACGCAGCCCGATCATTTCCACTGTACCCTTGAAAGTACCTGTCTGAATGACATCTCCTACGGCAAATTGATCTTCAAAAATAATAAAGAATCCGGTAATTACATCCTTAACCAAACTCTGTGCCCCAAAACCAACAGCCAATCCAAGCACTCCAGCTCCAGCAATCAGAGGGCCGAGATTAATACCCATTTGCGATAGCACCAGCATAATCAAAATGAAATTAAATACAATATTGGTTACATTTTTCAGCAGTTCCCCAACAGTCGTTAAGCGTCTTGTATTCAATCGGAACCTGCCGTTATCTCCTTTTTGTTGCATCGACTTATCTATAATTTTATTAATAACTCGAATAAAGATACGTGTGATGATAAAAATAATCCCAATTTTCAAAATCACAAACAAAAAGGTTGACCACATCGTACTATCAGTGAGCCATTTCCATACAGCATCCTTCCATTGAATCGCATCTTTCACTACGTCATCCGTACCTACATTACCGGCCAACCAATGTATTAAGGTCATGCTGTACTCCTCCTTAAACAAGGGAACTACTCTTCCTGCTTCCCGAATTCTATTTTCTACTATATAAGCTTATCTACTGACTTTAAACATATGGCTATGAATAATCTACTTCCTTCGAGTATAAAAGCACAAGTTTATCCATATACTAGCTACTATCTTGAGCATAAATGTTACCCGCAGGCTAATTGTTATTCTCCAAGGTACAGCGAGCGTAACCCGCACACTCCATTACAGAGCGAAAGGAAGATTCCATGACTCATCCATCTGACTTTATTCCGGGGCAAGAACCCCTAAGCCTAAAAATATCACACACAGACCCCGGGATCCAATCAGCCATCATCCATCGTCTGCTGTTCCATCTGCACCAGGCGCCGAGTCTGCAAAATATCGTCATTATTTGCATCGGCACCGACCGTTCCACTGGAGATTGCCTGGGTCCGCTCGTAGGTACGCATTTAGCACGCTACAAAAGCCCTCTGTTTAACCTATACGGTACATTAGAAGAGCCTGTACATGCCATGAACCTGCAAACGACGCTGAACGGCATACAAGACCGGTATGAACAGCCTTATATCATTGGTATAGATGCATGTCTTGGACAAACCTCCAGTGTTGGATGCATTCAGGTTTCAGAAGGCCCTCTCAAGCCGGGAGCAGGTGTAAATAAAGAATTACCGCCGGTCGGCGATATCCATTTGACTGGTATCGTTAACGTCGGCGGCTTCATGGAATACTTCGTGCTACAAAATACAAGACTAAATTTGGTAATGAAATTATCAGATATCATTGCTGGTAGCCTATACTCCGCGATTAAGGAGTGGCATTACCGTTCTGTCCTGCTTGCTGCGCAAGAGTAACGGCTTCTTTTTCTTCAGGTGATAAGGAATAGGTGGATTGTCCCGCTTCTAGAGGCTTGGCATACACATATGAACCATCTCGGTTATAAATGCCGGTTAATACCATACCATCCTGATTGTCGTCTACAATAGCCAGAGAGAAGCTTAAATCACTTCCTCTCTCACCAAAGGCATTATAGCGTTTAATGCCTATATGTCCCTTCAAGCCAGTCAGTTTGCTGCGTAGTGATTTCATACTTGCACGATGGGTTTCCTGCTCATCCTCAATCGAATCCATCTGTACCTTCAAATCAATCAGCAGCGTTTCCAAATTCTCGACACCGCTGCCTGCCATCATGGTTTCATACTTTCGCCGCATCTTCTTCAGCTTTGCACCCTGCACGATAATAACAATCAACAGGATGAGCAAAATAAGCACGATCCCTGCAACGATTCCGGCAAGCTGTTCCATGATTAGTCCATTCAATTCAGCCATATGCTTGCTTCTACTCCTCTACCTCAAAAATCATGTACCTGCATACTTATATTTTATACGTTTGAGAACAGCGAAACAAATAACACAAGGCTATTAGTTTATCCATCAAAACCATTCTAATTCCTGCAATTCCAGACAAAGCAAAGACATATCTCACTTTCCATTTTGCTCAAGGAGACATGTCCATATTTCAACAAACTACTGTAATAGCTCCAGTAATCTTTCCAAATCCTGCTGGCTGTAATAATTCAATTCAATTTTGCCTTTATCCTTATTGTGCTTGATCTTTACAGTTGTTTTAAAGCGTTCACGCAGGGACTCTTCCATATGGTCAATATAGGGGTCCTTTTTTCGTACCTTTGCTTTGGCTTTCGCCTCACCAGGTTTATGATCCAACTGCTGTACAGCTTCCTCCAGTTCGCGAACACTCCACTGCTGTTCAATACATTGCTGTGCTAACTGTTTTACCATGTCTGGATCTTTGAGCCCAACAATAGCTCTAGCGTGTCCCATAGACAATGTTCCACGTGAAACATGATCTTTAACTTCTTCAGGCAATGCGAGCAAACGAAGGAAATTGGCAATATGAGAACGTGATTTTCCCACTTTCATGGACAACTCTTCCTGAGTTAAAGAAAATTGATCCATCAATCCCTGATAAGCCACTGCCACTTCCATTGCATTCAAATTCTCACGCTGCAAATTCTCAATCAGGGCAATCTCCATCACTTGCTGATCCGTAAAATTGCGAACAACTACAGGTATAGTCGGATTCCCACAAAATTGAGACGCCCGAAACCGCCTTTCCCCGGCTATGATTTCATATCCTCGCAATACACTACGTGCAATAATAGGTTGGATAACACCGTGTTGACGAATGGATTCGGCTAATTCTTTAATGGACTCTTCATCAAACGTTTTTCGAGGCTGGTACGGGTTTGCACGCAACTGGCTGAGCGGAATGTCAACTACCTTATCTTCTTCATTGACCATAAGGGAGGGAATGAGTGCATCAAGTCCTTTTCCCAACCGTTTACTCATAAGATACCACTTCCTTTGCCAACTCAATATATACCTCTGCCCCACGGGAACGGGGATCATACGTAATAATGGACTGGCCATGTGATGGTGCTTCGCTGAGTCTCACATTGCGTGGAATAATCGTCTGATAAACCTTGCTTTGAAAATACTTTTTCACTTCTTCAATCACCTGAATACCCAAGTTCGTGCGGGCATCAAACATGGTTAACAATACACCTTCAATTTGCAGTGAGGTGTTCAGATGTTTTTGCACTAATCGCACGGTATTCAACAATTGACTTAATCCTTCTAATGCGTAATATTCACACTGGATTGGAATAATGACTGAATCGGAAGCCGTCAATGAATTAAGCGTCAAAATACCCAGCGATGGCGGGCAATCAATTAATATATAATCATAATTATGCTTAACGAGTTGAAGCGATCTTTTTAATCTCAATTCGCGAGAAATGGTCGGCACCAGTTCAATTTCCGCGCCTGCTAACTGAATGGTTGCCGGAATAATATCTAATCCCTCAACCTGTGTACTCATAATAGCTTCGCTAGGATCAACCTCGTTAATGAGTACATCATAAATGCAATTTGCCACGTCCGCCTTATTGATACCCACACCGCTGGTTGTATTACCTTGCGGGTCGATATCCACGAGCAATACCCTTTTGCCGAGGGAAGCAAGTCCGGCGCCCAAATTAACGGAAGTAGTTGTTTTGCCTACTCCGCCCTTTTGATTGGCTACGGCTATTATTTTTGACACTTCATTCACCTCATAATTTAATCGGAATCCTGCTACACTCCATAACTACAAAACGCTCTATGGAGACGTTACTTAGTCCTTAACTTACGGATAACGGCAATTTTAGAATAGAATTGAGTATGCTGCGGTTTTATTCGGCGTTAGACAGAAAAAGCGGCAATTGCTGCCGCCTGAACGCTTCATCCCTTACTTACGTTTGGGAATTTGAATGACAATCTCATAGTGATCCTCATGATCAGATTCCTTGGTCTTGATATCCAAGCCTGAGCCAGACACCATATCAATGGATTGACGAATCGTATTCAGCGCAAGCCGGACATCCTTGGTAAAGGAAATCCGCTTCGATTTCTTATTGGTGGATACTTGTTTATAAAAGGCAACTCGTGCCTCTGTCTGCTTCACATTGAGTTCCTTGGCAATGACTTCATCTAAAACCTTGTACTGTAGTTCTTCAGTCTCTAATGACAATAATGCACGAGCATGACGCTCGGACACCTTCCGTTCCATTAGAGCCTCTTTCACTCTCTCCGGCAGATGAAGCAGCCGTATCTTGTTAGCAATAGTGGATTGGCTTTTGCCAAGTCGTTGAGCGAGGCTTTCCTGGGTGAGCTGATGTAGATCAATCAGCTTTTGGTAAGCTACAGCCTCTTCAATCGCAGTTAACCCTTCCCGTTGAAGATTTTCAATCAACGCGATGGATGCAGCTTGTGAATCATTAAACTCACGAACAATGGCTGGAATAGTTTCCATACCCAGCTTGGTGACAGCTCTCCAACGACGTTCCCCTGCTATAATCTCATATTGTCCATTACGGAAACGAACGACAATCGGTTGAATTACACCATGCGTCTTAATGGTCTGGCATAGCTCATCAATCTTCTCGTCGTCAAATATGGTACGGGGCTGATAAGGACTGCTGACAATATCCCGAACTGGAATTTGTTTTATTTCGTCCCCAGTAGATCGCTCCGTCAAACCAAATAGCTTGGAAAATTGTTCTTTCATTCCGTATAATACCACCTAATTTCATAATAGCACCATACTAACAGCGCTTCGTGAAAAACAGTTCCTTACGCGGATCGTAGACCCTTTTATATGAAACAGCGCCGTAAGCGGGTACACTCCACGTACACCCCTGACATTTGTTGTCCCACTGCCCTATATGTATATCTGAATTCATGGGTACGGGAGCAGTCAACTTACATTAAAACGATTATCTCTATTCTATCACTTTTCCAGCCATAATCCTATCGTCTCTATCAGCTTTTCGGAAGGATCAGATAATAAATTATGCATCCTCTTTGACAACTATCTATCCATCTTCTTCCCCCATGTAAACAAGAACACATGTTAGCAAAGTGTCTTTTATGTAAAGAGTTTGTCAGCCATAAAAAAAGTGAATGTTTCACGTGAAACATTCACTTTCTTTCAAACAATTACACTAACGGCGTCTTCAAAGGAGTACCCGGCTTACGTGGATATTTCCGTGGTGTAGCCGCTTTTTTCTCAATAATAATCATATGTCTGGCTGCATCTTCAACAGGTAGCTGGAAAGCCTGAACATGTTTGATTTTTCCCTTTAGCTCTTTCAAACTGTAGGAAGCTTCCTTGATTTCCTCCGTAGGATCACTACCCTTCATCGCGGCAAAGTGTCCCCCTTCACGGACAAACGGCAAACAAAATTCATTCAATACGGCGAGACGAGCAACCGCTCTGGCTGTCACTAGATCATAGCTATCGCGGTATCCTGGTTTACGCCCCAATTCCTCTGCCCTGCTGTGAACCAGTTCAACATTTTCCAAACCCAACTGCTCTACTACATGGGCCAAGAATTGTATACGTTTGTTCAATGAATCTACAATAGTCAACTGAATCTGCGGAAAGCATATTTTCAAAGGAATGCCTGGAAAACCTGCACCTGATCCAATATCAGCCAAGCTTCCCACATCATTTAACGGAACATAAAAGGCCAGGGAAAGAGAATCATAAAAATGCTTGGTGTACACTGCATCGCGCTCAGTAATACCCGTCAGGTTCATTTTTTCATTCCACTCAACCAGCACACGGTAATATGTTTCAAACTGATCTAACTGACTGTCATTAATCACAATACTATGCTCTGCCAGCCGCTGCTTAAATTGCTGTTGTATCGCGTCCATTATAATCCCCTTGCTGCCGTTACGCGGTTATAATGCTCCAGATAAACCAGCAAAATGGAAATATCCGCAGGAGTTACACCCGAAATACGGGATGCTTGACCAATCGACATCGGACGGATCTTTTCAAGCTTCTGCTTGGCTTCAATGGCCAGTCCTTGAACTTCATTGTATACAATATCCTCTGGGAGCTTCTTCTTCTCCATCTTTTGCAGACGCTCCACATGCATCAATTGCTTTTCAATGTAGCCCGCATACTTAATCTGGATTTCCACCTGCTCCTGTTCTTCCTCAGTAAGAGCTATAGGTGAAGGTGAGATTTGTGCTACTTGCGCATAACTGATCTCTGGTCGACGTAGCACCGTTAACAAATTACTGCCATCCTGTATTGGTGCAGATCCGCCTTGCTCCAGCATCTCATTTATATCAACCGGACGAACCTTCGCCAAGCGCAAACGCTCAATCTCTTGCTCTACCTTTTGCTTTTTATCCAAAAAGCGCTCGTATCGTTCATTCGTAATTAGACCAATATCATGCCCGATCGGAGTCAATCGCAGGTCCGCGTTATCATGACGCAATAACAGACGGTATTCTGCACGCGACGTCAGCAGACGATAAGGCTCATTCGTCCCCTTCGTCACCAAATCATCGATCAGAACCCCAATGTAGCCTTGCGAACGGTCCAATACGACGGGCTCTTTGCCCTGCACCTTACGAGCTGCGTTAATCCCTGCCATAATTCCTTGGCCCGCAGCTTCTTCATAACCAGAGGTACCGTTAATCTGACCTGCTGTGAACAAGCCAGGAACTTTCTTCGTTTCCAAAGTAGGCCATAACTGCGTAGGTACCATTGCATCATATTCAATAGCATAGCCATTGCGCATCATCTCTACCTTTTCCATCCCCGGAATCGAACGCAGCACAGCTAATTGCACATCCTCTGGTAAGCTGGTCGACAAGCCTTGAACATAGTATTCAGATGTGTTTTTACCTTCAGGCTCCAAAAAGATTTGGTGCTTAGGCTTATCACTGAAACGTACCACTTTATCTTCAATAGATGGGCAATAACGTGGTCCCGTTCCTTCAATCAGACCAGAGAACATGGGCGCACGGTGCAAGTTATCATTAATAATCTGATGCGTTTCTACTGAAGTATATGTCAGCCAGCAAGGAAGCTGTTCATTATCCGAAGACTTCGTTTCATAGGAGAAGAACTTCGGTTGATCATCACCCGGTTGTATTTCCGTTTTGCTAAAATCAATCGTGTCCTTGTGCACACGTGGTGGCGTTCCTGTCTTAAATCGAACCAGATCAAAACCCAGCTCTCTCAAATGCTCAGACAATCTCAACGAAGGCTGTTGATTGTTCGGACCACTCTCATACATCAGCTCGCCCATAATGATTTTTCCGCGCAGATAAGTGCCTGTGGTTAGGACAACTGCTTTACTTCGATACTCTGTGCCCGTCTTCGTAATTACACCTACGCAATGGCCGTCTTCCATAATCAGCTCTTCAACCATACCTTGGCGTAAGGTGAGATTCGGTTCCTTTTCCATCGTTTCCTTCATCGCATGCTGATAAGAGAACTTGTCTGCTTGTGCACGCAATGCATGAACCGCCGGACCTTTACCAGTATTTAACATTCTCATTTGAATAAATGTCTTATCGATATTCCGACCCATTTCGCCGCCCAGTGCATCAATTTCTCGCACCACGTGCCCTTTTGCAGGACCGCCAATAGACGGGTTGCAGGGCATGAACGCGACCATATCCAGGTTAATTGTGATCATCAACGTGCGACAGCCCATCCGTGCTGCTGCCAAGGCTGATTCTACACCCGCATGGCCCGCGCCTACGACAATTACGTCATAGTCGCCTCCTTGGTAACCCATACCTTTCTTACCTCCTTATACATTCCGGTCTTCACTCCGAATATGCTCTTGTATATCTATAACGATAGCAGGCTTATACCAGCCATACTTGAATGTTCTATTTGCCCAGACAAAATTGTGAAAATATTTGATCTATCAACGCATCATGCGCAGTATCGCCTACAATCTCACCCAAATGCTCCCATGCCAGTCTTACATCAATCTGGATCATGTCGATCGGTACAAATTGATCAGCGGCTTCATAGGCATCTACCAGCGATTGGCGCGCCTTCTTCAACAAAGCAATATGCCGTACGTTGCTGACATATGTCATATCCGCTGATTCCAGCTTGCCACTAAAGAATAACTTGGATATCGCCTGCTCCAGTCGGTCCGCTCCCTCATTTTCCTTCACAGACATCGGTACGATAAGCTCTTCGGGAACATAACGCAGCAACAAATCCCGGTCTACTTGGGCCGGTAAGTCCATTTTATTCATAATGACGATCGCTTGTCTACCGCGGATTTGTTCCATTAATGCCATTTCATCCTCATGCAGTGGTTCGTTGGCGTTAATAACGATGAGCAGCAGATCCGCTTCACTAACCGCCGTTCTCGAACGTTCTACTCCGATCCGTTCCACTACATCCATCGTTTCACGAATCCCTGCTGTATCCAGCAACTTGAGCGGAATACTATTAATCGTCACATATTCCTCAATAACGTCACGAGTTGTGCCCGGAATATCGGTCACAATGGCCCGCTCGCCCTGAGCCAATGTGTTCAGCAGTGACGATTTGCCCACATTTGGCCTTCCAACAATCGCTGTAGTCAGCCCTTCGCGCAAAATCTTTCCCTGCTCCGCCGTATGCAGCAGCCGATCAATTTCCGTCATAACCTGACTGCTTTTATCCTTGATTAAGTCAGATGTAAAAGATTCAACATCATGCTCAGGATAATCAATGTTCACTTCAATATGAGCAAGTGTCTCCACCAAGACATGACGCAGACGACGAATATTCTGGGACAGTTGTCCATCTACCTGCTTCAAAGCCACCGAAAAAGCTTTATCTGATTTGGAGCGGATTAAGTCAATGACACCCTCCGCCTGACTCAGATCAATACGACCATTCAGAAAAGCACGTTTCGTAAATTCACCTGGCTCAGCCAGACGTATATTTTGCAGTAATAGTAAATCCATCACCCGTTTGACGGCTACGACCCCGCCATGAGTGCTGATTTCTACGACATCTTCTGTCGTAAAAGAGCGTGGCGCCCGCATCACTGTAACTAAAACTTCCTCCACCTTTTCCTGGCTTTGAGGATCTATAATATGTCCATAATGTACTGTGTGAGTTGGAGCCTTGCTTAGAGGTGTTTTACTACGGAACAAAGCCTCCACTTCTGTGACCGCTTCTGGACCGCTGACTCGTACAACCGCAATGCCGCCCTCGCCGACAGCCGTTGCAATGGCAGCTATAGTATCACTCAGCATAAAGTTTCTACCTCCTATCAAGTAGAAACGACATTGCCGTCCTTCATCAAGGACGGCAGCCGTTTCAGCGAGAAATATAAGAAAAAAAGCAATGGCTTCTGCATCTTGCAGAGAGCCATTGCGTCGGATTATTTTTTAGCAATGATGACGCGCCGATTGGGCTCGTCCCCCTTGCTGTATGTTCTAACCAGCGCATGCTGTTGGAGCTTGGCATGAATCAGCTTCCGCTCCTGTGACGGCATTGGCTCCAGTACCACTTCCTTGCCATAACGAATAGCCTGGTTCGCCAACCGATCTGCCAAATCCTCCAGCGTTTTTTGCCGACGTGCACGAAATTGCTCGGCATCCAGCACAATTCGGATGAACTTGTCAGAATGACGGTTGGCAACGATATTCGTCAGGTATTGCAATGCATCCAACGTCTGTCCTCTGCGGCCGATCAACATACCGAGCGACGGACCGGAGATATCCAGTGTACTTTCATCCTTGCGGTGGCGGACATCGACTTTAACGTCCAGTCCCATTCCTGCTGCTGTTTCACGGATGAAACGCACCGCCTCTTCATAAGCATCTATATGTCCCGAGGGTGCTTCCGTGTTCATCTGTGCTTCCTGTGCAACAGGCCTAGTTTCTTTTGATAAAGCCTGTCCCACGCTAGAAGGTGCTTGAGCCGATACATGAAGTTCAGCCGCGTGTGTGGTTTCAGGAGACGGCTCAGAGAGCAGCGTAAGCTCCACCTTCGCCTTCTTGACCCCGAGCCACCCCAGGAATCCTTTTGACGGCTGTTCCAACACGCTTACGGTTACCCGTTCACGGCTTACTCCCAGCTGGGAGAGTCCTTGTCTTACAGCATCTTCAACGGTTTTTCCTGATGTCACGACTTTGGTCATCTCGACTTTTTAGCCCCCTTCGTGTTTTTACCACCTTTTTTCTTACTATTGGAGGAACCAGTTTTCGCGAGACTGCCTGTTTTCACATTCGCCAGCGCTGCTTCTTTATCCTTATTCCGATAAAGGAAATAGTTTTGAATGATCGTGTAAATATTACTGTAGAACCAGTACAACGGCAAAGCGGATGGGAAGTTGTACGACATGAACAGAATCAGCACCGGATAGACGTACAGCAAAAATTGCATCGGTCCCTGCTGCGGCGTCGGATTCATTTTCATCATCATCCAAGTTTGGACAAATGTCGTAATCGCTGCCAAAATCGGCAGGATAAACAAGTGATCCGGTTTACCTAACTGGAGCCACAAGAAGTCATGATCCCGCAATGCCGAATTATAATAAATGGCATTATAAAGCGCGATGAAAATTGGCATCTGTACTACCAAAGGAAGACAGCCAGCCATCGGGTTGACTTTATTTTCCTGGAACAACTTCATCGTCTCTTGCTGGACTTTTTCAGGCGTATCCTTGTACTTCGCTTGGATTTCTTTTAATTGCGGCTGAATGGCCTGCATAGCTTTGGAACTACGTACTTGCTTGAGTGTAAGCGGCAAAATAATGGTTCGCACGATAATCACCAGAACCAGTACGGCCAGGCCATACTCTCCAGAGAACCATTGGGCAAATGTATCTAGCGCATACGAAAACCAGTAAACGACATATCTTTGCCAAACTGATCCATTGGCCAAGTCTGCCGTCGTGTAAGAATTGTGGGCCGTCTGGGCACATCCGGACAGCACAGCAACAAGTGCCAATAAGGCAATCAGGAGGAACCATTTTCCCCGTTGAGTCTTCAAACGCGACACTTCATAACCCCTTTCTTAACCAATCCATTCCAACGTAAATCATACCATATCCTGTAGGACAAAGATACTGACTATCGGCGTGAAGACTTGAGCAGCGAGGCTTTGCGTAGAACGTGCAGCACGCTTTTCTCCAGCTCTTGATACGACATTGTAACCGCACCTTTACGAACGATAAAAATCAGGTCAATCTGCTCCACCAATTCATGTTCATGATGGCGCACAATTTCCTTAACGATTCTACGCATCCGGTTGCGAACTACTGCATTGCCGATCTTCTTGCTGGCCGAAATTCCGACGCGGAACTGCTCTACCTCTCTGCGGCGGAACCAGTACACCACAAACTGATGGTTGGCAAAAGATTTGCCATGGCGGTATACGCGCCCAAAGTCCGCCCGGTTTCGTAGACGCAATTTTTTTTGCACGGCGCTTCTCCTTGCTCATCTCTTTTACACATGTCGGTAAGCTTACCTTCACCTTTTATATAGTAAGAAGTATGGACAACATTCCAACATGGTAATCTCGCTTATTTTATATCCGTTTTCAAAAGCTTCATCTAATATAGGACAGGATGCTGGACTTCTTCCTCTTCTTTCACTACATTTCCACAACAATAGAAGAAGGGATCCGATCCCTGAATACCTCAATTATGAAAAAAAAGACCACCGTAGTGGTCTTTATGCACGCATTACGCACTCAATACTTTTCTACCTTTTTGGCGACGAGCTGCCAAAACTTTACGGCCATTCTTCGTGCTCATTCTTTTACGGAAGCCGTGAACTTTTTTACGTTTGCTGACATTCGGTCTGAAAGTCGGTCTCATTGTGCTGCACCTCCTTACAAGGAATACGTTTTATATGGAATATACCTAACGTAGCAATCTCCACAAAAAACACCTTTGTACATTTAACCACAAATAGCGGCAAAAGTCAATGTACTTGTGAATCCTCTCCCTCTTTTTCGAATCAGGAAGCCTCCTCCCCTTCCCCCGCTCACTCACTTCGCTCTTTTATCCCTTATTCCAAAAAAATTCTTTCGCCTCTCCTCCATCATCAGCATTCTATTTGTAGTTTTCACTCCTCCAAAAACTGCTCTTTTTACATTCCTTCATTCTTTGACTTGAATCCATCCTATTTTCAGATCGACGTTATCGGGTTCGTTCAAAAATAATGTCGGAAACGTTACCGGAAATTTTCAACAGAAAATTAAGCCTCTGTTACCAAAAGGCAACGGCTGTTATACACAGATCCACAAAAAGAACTGAATTGTGATTTAAATGGTCATAACCTGTGCATAACATTTTAGAGTAAAAAAGAGTTATTGTCGAAAACTGAACAAATTATAAACAATATCTTGTGTTGTGAATAAAAATTGTACACAACAGATTGAATTTGTGGATAAATAACCACCAGTCATTGAAATACAAGGCTTCTTTTGCTATGATGATATTACTTTTGAATGTGAATATGTTGTTTTACCCTCCATATTATCAACACCCTGTGGATAAAGTTGTGAACAAGTTCAATTTATCCATCTTTTTATTTTTGTGCGGATTTGGGATTCTGGGGATATATTCTACATTTTTCATTTGATTTCGACATATTGCAGTCCCGTTTTGGCCTGCGGGATCAAGAGAACGGATCGTGCCGCACATTCCCTCCTGAGAAATATCGCCTCTCTTCTGCTGATCAGCAGCGGAATTTCCATTAGCTATTTTTCAGGGTCATTTTGTGCTGCGTTCTCTCACCACACTGCCGCATGATTTAGGCGGCGGTATGTCTTTTTATGGCCTTCAACAACATTTTTGGGATTTTAGGCGTTTTGCCGAAGCGCCGAGAGCAGCTCTCTGCAGCTTAATTCGGTAAAATGTCAGGATTTAAAAGGAGTGACGTCTGTGGACAGCCATACCTCTGAACTATGGCAGCAAATTCTATCCATTATACAAACCAAGCTGAGTAAGCCGAGTTACGACACTTGGTTTAAGGCTACCAAGGCAGCGAAACTAAATGACCACTCCATTGTGATTTCTGCACCGACAACTTTTGCCGTGGAATGGCTTGAAAGCCGCTATACCAAGCTAGTCGGAGCAACGGTTTATGAAATTTTGGGCAAACAGCTAGAGGTCAAGTTCGTTATTGAAGAGAACAAGCCCGCCGAGTTCGACCTTCAGCAACAACCTCAGCAGCAGCCGGTCGTTCATGAAGAAGCTGTGTCCCATATGCTGAATCCCAAATATACATTCGATACATTCGTCATCGGATCGGGGAACCGTTTTG
This window contains:
- a CDS encoding mechanosensitive ion channel family protein, producing MTLIHWLAGNVGTDDVVKDAIQWKDAVWKWLTDSTMWSTFLFVILKIGIIFIITRIFIRVINKIIDKSMQQKGDNGRFRLNTRRLTTVGELLKNVTNIVFNFILIMLVLSQMGINLGPLIAGAGVLGLAVGFGAQSLVKDVITGFFIIFEDQFAVGDVIQTGTFKGTVEMIGLRTTRLVSWKGEVYILPNGSITTVTNFSMSNALAVVDVPMKAERSLEEAVGLVKQAIHGIEESNVQILNIPDVLGVQSMTTSEYIVRVVAECMPNTGAVVERDIQNNIKKALEDEEHRQAALETAITLEKEDEQGRKGGEKGGA
- the noc gene encoding nucleoid occlusion protein produces the protein MKEQFSKLFGLTERSTGDEIKQIPVRDIVSSPYQPRTIFDDEKIDELCQTIKTHGVIQPIVVRFRNGQYEIIAGERRWRAVTKLGMETIPAIVREFNDSQAASIALIENLQREGLTAIEEAVAYQKLIDLHQLTQESLAQRLGKSQSTIANKIRLLHLPERVKEALMERKVSERHARALLSLETEELQYKVLDEVIAKELNVKQTEARVAFYKQVSTNKKSKRISFTKDVRLALNTIRQSIDMVSGSGLDIKTKESDHEDHYEIVIQIPKRK
- a CDS encoding ParA family protein; amino-acid sequence: MSKIIAVANQKGGVGKTTTSVNLGAGLASLGKRVLLVDIDPQGNTTSGVGINKADVANCIYDVLINEVDPSEAIMSTQVEGLDIIPATIQLAGAEIELVPTISRELRLKRSLQLVKHNYDYILIDCPPSLGILTLNSLTASDSVIIPIQCEYYALEGLSQLLNTVRLVQKHLNTSLQIEGVLLTMFDARTNLGIQVIEEVKKYFQSKVYQTIIPRNVRLSEAPSHGQSIITYDPRSRGAEVYIELAKEVVSYE
- the rsmG gene encoding 16S rRNA (guanine(527)-N(7))-methyltransferase RsmG, with the protein product MDAIQQQFKQRLAEHSIVINDSQLDQFETYYRVLVEWNEKMNLTGITERDAVYTKHFYDSLSLAFYVPLNDVGSLADIGSGAGFPGIPLKICFPQIQLTIVDSLNKRIQFLAHVVEQLGLENVELVHSRAEELGRKPGYRDSYDLVTARAVARLAVLNEFCLPFVREGGHFAAMKGSDPTEEIKEASYSLKELKGKIKHVQAFQLPVEDAARHMIIIEKKAATPRKYPRKPGTPLKTPLV
- the yyaC gene encoding spore protease YyaC — its product is MTHPSDFIPGQEPLSLKISHTDPGIQSAIIHRLLFHLHQAPSLQNIVIICIGTDRSTGDCLGPLVGTHLARYKSPLFNLYGTLEEPVHAMNLQTTLNGIQDRYEQPYIIGIDACLGQTSSVGCIQVSEGPLKPGAGVNKELPPVGDIHLTGIVNVGGFMEYFVLQNTRLNLVMKLSDIIAGSLYSAIKEWHYRSVLLAAQE
- a CDS encoding ParB/RepB/Spo0J family partition protein encodes the protein MSKRLGKGLDALIPSLMVNEEDKVVDIPLSQLRANPYQPRKTFDEESIKELAESIRQHGVIQPIIARSVLRGYEIIAGERRFRASQFCGNPTIPVVVRNFTDQQVMEIALIENLQRENLNAMEVAVAYQGLMDQFSLTQEELSMKVGKSRSHIANFLRLLALPEEVKDHVSRGTLSMGHARAIVGLKDPDMVKQLAQQCIEQQWSVRELEEAVQQLDHKPGEAKAKAKVRKKDPYIDHMEESLRERFKTTVKIKHNKDKGKIELNYYSQQDLERLLELLQ
- a CDS encoding DUF4446 family protein, producing the protein MAELNGLIMEQLAGIVAGIVLILLILLIVIIVQGAKLKKMRRKYETMMAGSGVENLETLLIDLKVQMDSIEDEQETHRASMKSLRSKLTGLKGHIGIKRYNAFGERGSDLSFSLAIVDDNQDGMVLTGIYNRDGSYVYAKPLEAGQSTYSLSPEEKEAVTLAQQAGQNGNATP
- the mnmG gene encoding tRNA uridine-5-carboxymethylaminomethyl(34) synthesis enzyme MnmG, with amino-acid sequence MGYQGGDYDVIVVGAGHAGVESALAAARMGCRTLMITINLDMVAFMPCNPSIGGPAKGHVVREIDALGGEMGRNIDKTFIQMRMLNTGKGPAVHALRAQADKFSYQHAMKETMEKEPNLTLRQGMVEELIMEDGHCVGVITKTGTEYRSKAVVLTTGTYLRGKIIMGELMYESGPNNQQPSLRLSEHLRELGFDLVRFKTGTPPRVHKDTIDFSKTEIQPGDDQPKFFSYETKSSDNEQLPCWLTYTSVETHQIINDNLHRAPMFSGLIEGTGPRYCPSIEDKVVRFSDKPKHQIFLEPEGKNTSEYYVQGLSTSLPEDVQLAVLRSIPGMEKVEMMRNGYAIEYDAMVPTQLWPTLETKKVPGLFTAGQINGTSGYEEAAGQGIMAGINAARKVQGKEPVVLDRSQGYIGVLIDDLVTKGTNEPYRLLTSRAEYRLLLRHDNADLRLTPIGHDIGLITNERYERFLDKKQKVEQEIERLRLAKVRPVDINEMLEQGGSAPIQDGSNLLTVLRRPEISYAQVAQISPSPIALTEEEQEQVEIQIKYAGYIEKQLMHVERLQKMEKKKLPEDIVYNEVQGLAIEAKQKLEKIRPMSIGQASRISGVTPADISILLVYLEHYNRVTAARGL